The Hemiscyllium ocellatum isolate sHemOce1 unplaced genomic scaffold, sHemOce1.pat.X.cur. R, whole genome shotgun sequence genome includes a window with the following:
- the LOC132809033 gene encoding constitutive coactivator of PPAR-gamma-like protein 1 homolog, which translates to MGVQGFQEFIEKHCAAAVVPVELQKLARAARHRASGLRPGLGPRPGPGLPAPPPPPPPPPAPPPALRLLLDAETGLHRLYGGSFTDWVSGGQWNQTLAYLASLAAACRAAGLELVVAFDGALAKGRLPDWCRRQSQARHSAQLVANHVRSRGTPPPRVWFLPPPCLAHCVRLALLRFRVKPSSRNPWSR; encoded by the coding sequence atgGGGGTCCAGGGTTTCCAGGAATTCATCGAGAAACACTGCGCGGCGGCGGTGGTGCCGGTGGAGCTGCAGAAGCTGGCCCGGGCCGCCCGCCACCGGGCCTCGGGCCTCAGGCCTGGGCTAGGCCCGAGGCCTGGGCCTGGCTTGCCggcgccgccgccgccgccgcctcctccccccgccccgccccccgcCCTCCGCCTGCTGCTGGACGCCGAGACCGGGCTGCACCGCCTGTACGGCGGCTCCTTCACCGACTGGGTGAGCGGCGGCCAGTGGAACCAGACCCTGGCCTACCTGGCGTCGCTGGCCGCCGCCTGCCGCGCCGCCGGCCTCGAGCTGGTGGTGGCCTTCGACGGCGCGCTGGCCAAGGGCCGCCTGCCCGACTGGTGCCGCCGCCAGAGCCAGGCCCGGCACAGCGCGCAGCTGGTGGCCAACCACGTCCGCAGCCGCGGCACCCCGCCGCCCCGGGTCTGGTTCCTGCCGCCCCCCTGCCTGGCCCACTGCGTGCGGCTGGCCCTGCTCCGCTTCCGCGTCAAG